Sequence from the Nostoc sp. PCC 7120 = FACHB-418 genome:
TCGGCGAAAAAGCGGTAGCTCAAACAGTTCCATCGAAGTATTCAAATTTGAACACTTCGATAAATAAGACAAAACAAACCAAACAGCCACAGCCCGTTGCAACTAAATATGTCAATGGCGCACCTACTCCCGATTGGAGCAGTATCACGTTTAGAAACATGAAATTTGGCGGTGCTGGCAGCGTCGAATTTCCTAATATCAAAAACCCTGGTATGAAGGAAACACGCACCTGGAGTGCTGGGCAAAGCCTTGCTGAAGTTATGGAACTGGGTGATTTTGAAGCAACTGAGTTCAATATTGAAGATTTCACGCTTGAAGATATCGCCGACATCACGGGCATTCAACTCAAAAATGTCAAACTGTCAGATTTTGAAACACTCGATTGGCAAACACTCGAAGACCTCGCCGAAGCAATTCCTAATTTAGAAGATTCAGAAGTCGGAGCCATTCCACCAATTCAAGAACTAGTAACCAAAGTTACAGGTAGCACCGCAAGCTACCAAACTGTTGGTGAAGTGCTGGACAATTATCCCCAACTGGGAGAAGTGGAACTGAGTGAGTATGTCAAACTTGATAAATATAAACTAACCAGTATTCCTGGTATTGAGGATGCACAGCTAAAAGACTTTACTAACTGGCAAAATACAACAATTAACAAGATTCCGGGATTAGCTGATGTACCGTTCGATCGGTTCCCCAGCGTTCCCATCCCCGATGTTAGCTTTATCGGCAAAGTAGACTTACCCCTCGGTTCGCTTGAAAGCGGACGCTGGAAGTCAATAAGCGGTAGTTACCAAGCTGGGTTTAATGTCCCGTGCGAGAAAACGTGTGGTCACATCGAAGTTTCGGGTAGCGATATTGTGACTGGCGCACAATGGATGTCCGGTAAAGACCAAAAAGTTAAAGGCGGATTCGGCATCTTGGGCAGTCTCAACGGTGGAAAAGAACCCACAGGTCGTCACCCCTTTGGGAAATCATTTAAACAAGTCATCTGGGATATTAACGAGGCGGACGGCAGTATAACCACCGCAATGTTCTTCCGTATTTGCAAGCGGGGGTGGGTTGACTTGGGTTGCTCGCCATACTTCATTGGCCCAGTTCCCTTCTTCACCTACCGCGAGATAGACCCAATTATCCTTGGTACGCCCCTCACCGTACCTAAAAATTAACAAGTAAAAAGGCAATCATAGAAGAATTTATCCTCTCTAATTTTTGACTTGAAGAGGACACACTAGACAACCAATGAAGAAATATGCAACTTCACTTCACCGCATATTTCTTCGATTTCCTCATGCAATTAACACAGATTAATATGAATAATTATCTGTTTGCAACGGCTAAAACTAAGACAGTTAGAGAAGTAAAAGCAAACAATAAAAATAGCAATACTGACTTTAGTAAGTATACAGATAAGCTCATGTCACCTCAAGGTTTGGCACTGGCTGGGGGAATTGGCTTATTGTTGCTTTTACAGCTTTTTAGTAATGGTAAAAAAGGCAAGCTTGCTACTAGCTATTGGGGTGGAGCAAAGGAAACCGCCCAAGCTAAGAAAAAAGCTCTCAAGCAAATCGTCGCTCCTAAGTGCGATAGTGCCAGTTTATATATTGGAGTACACAAATACAATGGTCAAAAATTACCCCAGGGGAGTGGGGGAGTTCCAGTTTATATACCCGATGTTCAACGGGGAACTGCTGTAATTGGCGCACCTGGTAGTGGTAAATCATTCTCGGCTATCAACCCGATGATTTACTCAGCAATTGACCAAGGGTTTGGTATAGTACTATACGATTTCAAGTATGCCAGTCAAGCCAAAATCGCCAGTTATGCCAAATCCAAGGGGTATGACGTACATATCTTTGCACCAGGATTTCCTGAATCAGAGGTATGTAACCCAATCGATTTTTTACGCGACAGTAGCGATGCTGAAACCGCAAGGCAGTTAGCTACGGTAATTAACAAAAACTTCCGCCTGTTAGGTAATGCGTCTGAGGATGCCTTCTTTGGCCCCGCCGGCGACCAGTTGACGCAGGCTATTTTAATGCTAACTAAAGAGTTTGGCGACCACGCTGATATTATGACGGCTGCGGCAATACTTTCTAGCGAGAAGATGGTCGAACGCTTGATGGCAGCCGAACTAAACCCCTGGATTAGGATAGCTTTTGGTCAATTATTTAGCTCGGCTGGCTCAGAGAAAACTGTAGCGGGTATTGCTGGTAGTGCTTCATTGATGTTCACCCGGTTCATGGCAAGGGGTACATTGGGATGCTTTGTCGGTAAAACAACCTTGCCCTTGGAGGTAAAACGCAAACAGATGATTATCTTCGGGTTAGACCGCGAACGCCGCGATGCTGTCAGCCCGCTGATGACCAGTATTCTTCACATGGTAGTTTCCCGTAGTATTGCCAAAAAACGTAAGGAAGACGGCCCATTAGTAGTGTGTCTTGACGAGTTGCCAAGTATCTTCCTTCCAGATTTATTTAGATGGCTTAACGAATCTCGTTCCGAAGGATTCTGCGGTATCCTGGGTTGGCAAAATATGGGTCAGCTTGAAAAGATTTATGGTAAAGAAATCTCTAAAGCTATCCTTGGTGCGTGCGGTACAAAATTTGTTTTTAATCCTGGCGAAGAAGAATCAGCACGATTATTTTCTGCATATTTAGGTGAAGAGGAAATTAAATATAAACAAAAATCTCGCTCAACGGGAGGGGGTAAATCCAGTACATCTATCAGCGAACAAGAACGGACTCGCAAGCTATTCGAGCCAGCCCAATTTCTCAAATTACCACCTGGTAAATGTCTATTTATCAACCCAGCTTATAGTAATAAAAATGAGGGTTCAGTACCACTATTAAAAAACATCAAAATCCCCAAACAGATCATTGGATTAGAACAAGAAAATGACGCTAACTGGGATAAACTCATCAAAGAGCTTGCTAGGAAAAGTACCCAGAAAAAACCGACACAGGAAGATTTAGATTTACGAGTCAAAGAAGTCGCTCGGAAGTTTCCTATCCCACAAGCACCAGTACAAGCAGGCAATGCACCGTTACCTGTTGATGCGTACAAGAGCTTTTTCTAAAAACTTTAAGTTTAATGACCAACTGGTTTTTATAAAGCACAGTCAGACTGTTTGAATTTATAGATTATTTTCACCACATTTAATATATGTTTGACACCAGACACACTCAAATTAACGAATCATATTTAGGTACAGCCGATACTGCAATTCAAACAAGTCGAGAATTAAGTAAAAGCCTCATCAATGTACTTACTAAGATAACTAAAGTAATTCTCGAAAAACTCAAAGAAGCTCAAGAAGCAAGTAAAATTGCAGTTAAAGTTGGCAAAGATATCTACAATCTTGTACCTGATGAATCTACCCCTGGTGCGTATAAATGGGAAAAGGTAGATTTAACCAGTCAAAGTATAAAAAGCAATCAAGAAACTAATATTGTGTTAATGCCCGATTTATTAGTAGAAGGTCAATACACAATAGAAACTGAACCTTTTACTAACTATCAAGCACAAACAATTGCTGCAAGATTAGTAGAAGATGTACCCAATTTCAATAGTGATTATCAGCAAACAAGTGATAATACTCTAAAAATTACAGCTTATCTAGAGTCAGATGGTTCAGCAAAACAAATCGTTATCTACGAACAAAATAGCGAAGGTAAATGTACAACTAATCTCGTCACTGGAATACTTACTCCAGATGAAATAATAGATGTAGCAAGTGAACCACTAGTTAAGTTACTACCTCCATCTGCTGACATTATTAACAATCATAAAGATACAAAAGACTTATTATTTGATAACGGCAACCCAGATGTAACAAAAGTAACTGCATCCTTAGATAAATTATCAGTAATATTGAACGAAGATAATCAACCATTAAATTCTGAAATTGTAACTACACCAGTTAACTTGGATTACGAAGAAGAGGAAGCTGCGGTAGGTTTTATAAATGATATCGACATTAGTAATCCACCCGACTTTGACTCCCCACCAGATGTTAATTATTATCAGTCTCCTGTAGTCAAAAACTATCCTGAATCAGTAGAGCAGACACTCAACGAACAATCTGAAACTAAGATTCAAGCAGTCGAATCAAATACTTCACAACAGTTACCACAAGATGAAAACAGCGAAAACAGTTCGTCTATAAATCAAGAAATTAACTTATCTGTTGAAATAGAGGTAGATGACAGGTTTGGAGATGATGTGGTCAATAATCTTCAAGAAGAAATCGCACAGTCCGAAGAAACTATTCAAATTCGACCGATAGTTACTAGTAACCATCAATCTCAAAATCAAGCTGGAGAGGAGGTAAATGAAAATGTAAATCCCAATCAGTTTTTTGCACAAGAGCCAGAGGAGCAAACGACTAATAATCGAAAAAAATATGCACCTAAGTTTACGTATCAAGATGTAGAGCCAGCAGCACAACAGTGGGCGCGTCAGGTTGAAGTACCTATTTATCAAATTAATAATAAACAAGCGCGGGAAGAACGTTACAACGGGGAAAATAAAGATATTGCTGAAACTGCGATCGCAATGTTAAAAAAATACGGCACTCTTGAACAAGATGGGTCACGTATTTACCGTAGCGATACATTTGTGATTCGCCAAGAGGAAGACACTGTTAGCATTCACCGCCGCAGTGATGAACTATTTGGGTGGGAGAACTCTTTGATGGATTTTAAACTCAACAAAAAAGAGGAACCTAAAATCACGAAAAAGCCTACAGAGATGTTACCTGTTGAACGTCAGGAGTTTCTCATTGCGGCAGAATACTTAGGCGACAATGGCAAGCTACCTGACCTCAATAATGCCGATATCCGTGATGTAGCAAACAGCTTGGGGAGTCTTGCACCTGCCGGCACGATCAAAACGCTGGAAGTATTTAAACAAAATGAGATGTTGCACACCCTGAATAATGTCCTCATCCAGGCTGATAAGGAAGAACTTATAGTAGGTGAATTTACTATCAAGCGATCGCGCAACCCCGAAAAAAATCGAGCCAGCTTGCAATTATTTAAAACTACCGAAGAAAAAGGTACTCAGGAACTTGTCCGGTTTGATCTAACTAAAACCGAAGCTGGCATTACCAAAGAAGTCAGCAAGATGAACATCTCTGAGTACGACATCAACCAAATTAAGTTTATTGCCCAAAACGCCAGCAAACTCAACCTGGAACAAATTTTTGGTAATGAACAATCTACTCCCACCGCCGCATCTGCACCCAAAGAACGAGTAATACAAGCAGTTAGCGATCTGCCTGTCACAGTTCACCCTTACATCGCCAAGGAATGGGCAAATATGGTCAAGCATGGTGGCCCTGGCTGGGGAGGGGCAATGAATCAAGGCAATGAAGAAATTCTTCAACGGATAAATGAGAACAACGGCAAGTTACCAATTGCCGACCAGAGAGAGATGTACTTCAAGATTATGACCCATAAGGCAACTGAGGCACAAAAGCAAGGAGAAACAGTCGTCGATTTTGTTCCGCTTAAAGATATTATGAATGACTTACAAGTATGGCGAGGAGAAGAAATTCGGCAGCAATATACCCCTACTGAACACATACCCTCCCCTCAAAAGCAAACTGTCGCTGCTGCACCTAAAACCAAGTCAAGAGAAGTTGAACTATAAATTACCCGTCACCAAGTTTGCAAAGTTGCATTGGCAATATAAAAACTTGGGTTTAGAAGTTACGCAAATTTACATCAGTTGTAAATTTCAACTCAACAAGCTTTTCATTTATTTTAATGATTAGTTTATTGTTTTAAATAACACTATATAAGGGAAAATTACTACGCAAAGCTCACGCAGATACTCAATGTAGTATTTCAAGCGAAAAATCAAAAAGTGAGCTTAACATCTGAATTAAAAAATAGAAATTCACCTATAAGGGCATGGTTTGACTCTAGACTAAACCAGACAGTTATTAAAATGATTACTAGCCATAATCAACTATTAGAAAATCAAGAAATTATCAGAGCAGTTGATGGTGTAGATTTTCCATTGGTAGGAAATGCGATCGCCAAAGCACTTGCTAAATATTTAGGAAGCATCTATGAAGATAAAACATGGTTTACTAATTGCCTTGCTCAGGTTGGAGCCAAAGCCCTAAAAATAGAATATGCTTTTGATTACTGCATTACAAATTCAACTTCCCTTGAAGAAGAAGCTCTAAAGTGTATGCTGCTGGGTGCATTAGAAAATTATGCGCGTAGCCGTAACGTTCATGAAATTATTCAACCTTTTCTACAAGGAGAAAAAACCCTTCAACTTGAACCAGAATACTTCAAAAAATGGCTTCCTAGTATTCAAGATACATCTCAAATTATCGGTATTTTACCCCGTACTTGGCAAACTGTAGCTAATCAAGTGAATGGAAATATCACCTGCAATGCTTCGTACCCTTTAAGTGAATATCTTGGAGGTGCTGATTGCCAGATAATCGCTGGAAATACTCTTATTGATGTACGAACAACTGCCAAGAAGCGTCCCTTCTCTCTACAAAATTTTTACCAACAAATTAGTTATGTTCTGCTTGATAGCAATGACACCTATCGTATCAATCAACTAGTCTGGTTTTACAGCCGCCAACAATCAGTATTCTTCTATCCCACAAACAAAATATTCCGCAACTTGCGAGCAACAAGGGAAGAATTTAAGAAAATGATTCTTGATAATTATAAAATAAATAAACTAGCAGAACACAATAGGTGTTTATATCTTCCCCAAGAAGGATAAGAATATGATTCAAGATTTTCAACTTAACCCTAGTTTCAATATTTACTTTGAGGGCATGGAGTATCACGCTAAGATCCACTTTGATGATGCTTTTGAAACTGAAGCAGAAGAAATTGCAGCAAGTGATATTAGCACTCTTGCTGCTAAAGTCTCTAACCGTTGGCGGCAGTATCTTCTAAGTATTGCAAATAAATATAAGCAGTAATCGAACAATTAGCCCTCTCCAAGCAGAGGGTTAACTTAACAAATAAAATTCAAAATTTGCTTGTTTAAATACTATGAAAGTAGGTTTCTATCCAGTACTAGGTAAGAGCGATTTTGTCAGAAGCAAGGGTGAAAAAATCCCGATTTGGCAGTTGCTTGAGTATCAGCCTGCGGGCTGGCTATACTCACTCGCTACAAAAGCAGAAATTGTTCCAGATAGTCTGATTATTCATGACTGTGGGTCGTTTAACTACCGCGACCAAGATATTCCTACTCTCAACGGTAAATATGTTGATGCCCACTGGTCTATTCATAGATATCGAGAACGTTCAAAAGTTGGCGATATTATTGTTTGTCCTGACCATTTACTTGTAGGGGAAAATATTAGAGAACGGCAAGAATATAACCTTCAACAAGCAAAAACATTTATCCAACTTGCTAAAACTTATCTTCCCAATAGAATCCCCCTAGCAGTCATCCACGGGCAGTCTCTTAGTGAACGCCTCGAAGTAGCAAAATATCTTCTGGGGCTGGGATACCGCCATCTCGGTATCGGTGGCCTTGTTCCCCAGGCGAGGGAGTATTCAACTAACTTGCACATTATCAAAACAATCACTGAGGTTGTGCGTTCACGAAGTGACTCGGAACGAGTATCGCCGTTCGCGAAGCGTGTCCGACAGGACAAGGCGGGCGTTTCGCGATCGCACAGCGACTCCGCAGGAGTATCGCACGAGCCAAATGTTCATCTACACGTTTTTGGACTATGTTCGCCTCAGTATGCCAAAGCTTTTACTCAGATGGGATTATCCTTTGATGGTTCAACTTTTATCCGAGAAGGACTAGGCGGTGGGATGTTCGTCAGCCACGAGGAAAAATTAATTCGGATGCCAGCTTACTGCACGCCAAAGTGCAACTGTCATGTTTGCAGGGTTCTCAACCGACATAGGATTGACCCTCGGCTAACAAACAAAGGACGGACGCATACTATGGGAAGAATCGTCCACAACCTCAATCTGGCGATCGGCACTTACAGAAAGTTCACTCCCAAGGAAAAAATCTACCTGGTTGCTGGATGTGGCAAGCAGCTTCCCTACTCTGCTGCCGCCAAAGACTTATATTGTTCGCAGCACTTTCAAGCTGGCCGTCGCTACGTAGAAGAAAAAGAATCAAGATGGTATATCCTGTCACCTTTACATCAAGTTCTTAACCCAGAAACAATCATCAAGCCCTACGATAAATCCCCCTATTCCTTATCTCATCAGGAACGTATACTATGGGCGCAACAAGTAGCAGAAAACCTCATACAAGTTGCATCTTTGGAAATAGAGTTTGTGTTCTTGACGGGCAAGCTTTACAGACAGGAGGTAACACCCATTTTACAAGCGAAGGGATACGAGATAAAAGTACCTATGCAGCACCTAGCGATTGGACAGCAACTTGCTTGGATAAAGAAGGAACTGGAGCAAGAAAAACAGCTTGTTTTAAATATTTAACCCAGCAGTAATAACACCAAAATGATTTATGGAGACTACAAAGCGAGTAATTAATATAAGTGGAAAATTCGGTAGTTGGACTGTATTAGAAAAACAAGGAAAGCAAGTATTGTGTAAGTGTGATTGTGGAATTCAAAAACTTGTCTATAGTCACACTCTCACCAATGGTCGCTCAACTAACTGCGGTTGTAAGAAAAGAAAAGAATCTATCCCAGTTGGTGCAAATTTTGGGAGACTAACAGTAATATCTGATGTAGAAGTTAAGGGGAAAAGGGGTGAACTACTCCTCCTTACCTTATGCAGATGCGGAATCCAAAAATATGTTAGTAAAAATAGCTTAAAAAGAGGTCTTACGCAAAGTTGCGGCTGTTTGCAACGCGACAGCCTCAAGACCGATAAAACTATCCACGGTCACTGCAAAAGCCACGAGTATAACTCCTGGTTACACATCAAGCGTATCTGCTATAACAAGAACCACCATCAGTACAAATATCATGGCGGGTGTGGAATTGAAGTTGATGCATCCTGGCGTGATAATTTTACCCAATTTCTAAAAGATATGGGATTAGCACCCGAAGGAACAGTTATATCTCGTATTGATCAAGAGAGTGATTTTGCCCCCGAAAATTGTTTATGGATACCCAGAAAAGAACATTATCGTCAAATACATTTATTAAGAAGAAGAGAATTCTTTATTTCTCCAACTTTACCTAAACCAGTTGTTACCAATAGTGAGATTAATGTTTCACCAAACATTGTTCGAGCAATCATTAAAGAGCATGCAAATGGTGAAGCCAACATGAATAAACTTGCTACACAATATAAAATCAGCACTCAAGACGCAATAAATATTATCCTTCACCACGTTTAACTATCAATTTATTTTTAATAAAAGTGCGCCATCAATTAAAAAGGCGCACTTTTTATTTTACAACAAGCATTTAGTTTTAAAAAGTACATCAAATTGATAGTAGATTAATTACCACAATTGTTACACACATCAGCAAGGTAGACATTGATTATGAGTGATTCAGGAAATAATCACTAATATCTAAAGTGTTGTACCTGAGTATAAAGTTTACTGCAATGAATAATATTTGCAATTTGAAACTACGTATCCATACAAATACGAAATCATTGTTCAGTAGAAAAAGTAACTAAACTTTCTACCACAGACGAAGCTATCAATTAGCTGAACAAGCAAAGCCTCAAGTCAAAATTATAAAACTTGCACATGATAATACACAACGGCTCTTATATCTGGTTTCATGCAGGACAAACTGCTAGATGGGGAACTATAAATGCGATTAAAGCATTGCCATACCTAATGATTGCATACCAAATCGACGGACAGTGGTACAGTGACCCCGATTTTTTACCACCCAAAAATCTAGAAGTAAAACCAACAATCCCTATAAGTTCAGCAATTATTCACATACCAAAAACAACAGTTGAACTACAACCAATTGTTCAATTATGTGCGGGATTTAGGAACAAAAAAATTCATAGTCTTTGGGTGGTTAATGCTCCAGAGCAGGTATTGAAACATATCTTAGAGTGCAAGCAATGGGACAATATATCACCCAAGCAACTATTAGAAACTCTGTATGAATTAATTCTTTATGGCTACGAAGTCAAAATACTTCCCGCCAAAAAGGAAACCATATCCCCAATCGAATGGATGGAATAGTAATGACTAATAGCAACCAACAACTCACACTTTACTATCCTTGTGTAGTCCAAATTCTAGATCAGTTTGTACAGACAATATCAGTTGAGTTTTGGATACAGAATCCAATAAACGACAAATGGAATTTGGTAGTCTTGAAAGATGGTGATAGCAGCAGCATGTCGGGTTATACATATGCGACAGCACCACGTAAAATGGCATACATTAATGAAGAATATCTATCAATAGAAGCCTTTTTGCAAGCCAAAAAAGAAGAAGGTGTAGACTATCCCATTCGACATAAAAGAACTTATCTGACAGTTAAGGGTGCTGCATCTCACAAACTATTCTGGACATGGACAAATCCTCAGACCAATAAAATTGAA
This genomic interval carries:
- a CDS encoding type IV secretory system conjugative DNA transfer family protein; translation: MNNYLFATAKTKTVREVKANNKNSNTDFSKYTDKLMSPQGLALAGGIGLLLLLQLFSNGKKGKLATSYWGGAKETAQAKKKALKQIVAPKCDSASLYIGVHKYNGQKLPQGSGGVPVYIPDVQRGTAVIGAPGSGKSFSAINPMIYSAIDQGFGIVLYDFKYASQAKIASYAKSKGYDVHIFAPGFPESEVCNPIDFLRDSSDAETARQLATVINKNFRLLGNASEDAFFGPAGDQLTQAILMLTKEFGDHADIMTAAAILSSEKMVERLMAAELNPWIRIAFGQLFSSAGSEKTVAGIAGSASLMFTRFMARGTLGCFVGKTTLPLEVKRKQMIIFGLDRERRDAVSPLMTSILHMVVSRSIAKKRKEDGPLVVCLDELPSIFLPDLFRWLNESRSEGFCGILGWQNMGQLEKIYGKEISKAILGACGTKFVFNPGEEESARLFSAYLGEEEIKYKQKSRSTGGGKSSTSISEQERTRKLFEPAQFLKLPPGKCLFINPAYSNKNEGSVPLLKNIKIPKQIIGLEQENDANWDKLIKELARKSTQKKPTQEDLDLRVKEVARKFPIPQAPVQAGNAPLPVDAYKSFF
- a CDS encoding DUF6884 domain-containing protein, with the protein product MKVGFYPVLGKSDFVRSKGEKIPIWQLLEYQPAGWLYSLATKAEIVPDSLIIHDCGSFNYRDQDIPTLNGKYVDAHWSIHRYRERSKVGDIIVCPDHLLVGENIRERQEYNLQQAKTFIQLAKTYLPNRIPLAVIHGQSLSERLEVAKYLLGLGYRHLGIGGLVPQAREYSTNLHIIKTITEVVRSRSDSERVSPFAKRVRQDKAGVSRSHSDSAGVSHEPNVHLHVFGLCSPQYAKAFTQMGLSFDGSTFIREGLGGGMFVSHEEKLIRMPAYCTPKCNCHVCRVLNRHRIDPRLTNKGRTHTMGRIVHNLNLAIGTYRKFTPKEKIYLVAGCGKQLPYSAAAKDLYCSQHFQAGRRYVEEKESRWYILSPLHQVLNPETIIKPYDKSPYSLSHQERILWAQQVAENLIQVASLEIEFVFLTGKLYRQEVTPILQAKGYEIKVPMQHLAIGQQLAWIKKELEQEKQLVLNI